The proteins below are encoded in one region of Engraulis encrasicolus isolate BLACKSEA-1 chromosome 1, IST_EnEncr_1.0, whole genome shotgun sequence:
- the cbx8b gene encoding chromobox protein homolog 8b gives MELSAVGERVFAAESIIKRRIRRGRMEYLVKWKGWSPKYSTWEPEENILDSRLFVAFEERERERELYGPKKRGPKPKTFLLRAQAKEKAKSYEFRSETTSRSPMAVSYPSPEPVITPRAREGLRAVVPTIFPPSTVNRGESVRVRPPEPQHRLPSPPPPPPPSSALSRTMGDPFQQRIPKKRGPKPKLRFKDGLLCAAGPLSRESRSQEPLGYSSSSISSPSKLLKPSILGESLERDSDGRMMKLGHHGHHHNHHPHRPFHSATCYPTKSQMRLGSGGGTKPPHHHHHHHNHHHHHSSMNSHSHPQRSGLDGHGHHRTKSYLLHHHHSPLHLKHLAHSSNPFQKKKKKKREEDAPLFPQPPAAGTTLCQPGLLAKVPAVPPQVPGQTEEDLSSWRPPLGNLEKVVVTDVTTNFLTVTIKESTTDKGFFKEKR, from the exons ATGGAACTGTCTGCGGTTGGTGAACGGGTATTTGCTGCAGAATCTATCATCAAACGGAGAATCCGACGA GGTCGAATGGAGTACCTCGTGAAATGGAAGGGCTGGTCGCCGAA ATACAGCACCTGGGAACCAGAAGAAAACATTTTGGATTCACGTCTCTTCGTCGCTTTTGAAGAACG AGAACGCGAGAGGGAGCTTTACGGGCCAAAAAAGCGTGGACCCAAACCCAAGACATTTCTTCTTCGG GCCCAAGCCAAGGAAAAGGCCAAAAGCTATGAGTTCCGCAGCGAGACCACCAGCCGCTCCCCCATGGCCGTGTCCTACCCCAGCCCCGAGCCTGTGATCACCCCCCGGGCACGGGAGGGTCTGCGGGCCGTGGTGCCCACCATCTTCCCCCCGAGCACTGTCAACCGGGGGGAGAGCGTCCGCGTCCGACCCCCTGAGCCCCAGCACCGGctgccctcacctcctcctcctcctcccccgtccTCCGCACTCTCGCGGACCATGGGTGACCCTTTCCAGCAGCGGATCCCCAAGAAGAGGGGGCCCAAGCCCAAGCTGCGCTTCAAAGACGGCCTGCTGTGTGCTGCTGGTCCTCTTTCCCGGGAGAGCAGAAGCCAAGAGCCATTGgggtacagcagcagcagcatcagcagccctTCCAAGCTGTTGAAACCCAGCATCCTGGGTGAGAGTCTAGAGCGGGACTCAGATGGGAGGATGATGAAGCtgggtcaccacggtcaccaccacaaccaccacccacaCCGGCCGTTCCACAGCGCAACATGCTACCCTACCAAAAGCCAGATGAGGCTGGGGTCAGGAGGTGGCACCaagcccccacaccaccaccaccaccatcataatcaccaccaccaccacagtagtATGAACTCCCACTCCCACCCACAGCGATCGGGCCTAGACGGACACGGTCACCACAGGACTAAAAGCTacctgctccaccaccaccacagccctcTGCACTTGAAGCACTTGGCACATTCTAGCAACCCCttccagaagaagaagaaaaagaagagggaggaggatgcCCCCCTGTTTCCCCAACCTCCGGCAGCAGGGACGACTCTGTGCCAGCCAGGCCTCCTGGCCAAAGTGCCCGCGGTTCCTCCACAGGTCCCGGGTCAGACGGAGGAGGACCTCTCCTCCTGGAGGCCACCGTTGGGCAACCTGGAGAAAGTGGTGGTCACGGACGTCACAACAAACTTCTTGACAGTCACCATCAAGGAGAGCACCACAGACAAGGGATTTTTTAAGGAGAAAAGATGA